In Gemmatimonadota bacterium, the genomic window CCTTGTTGATGTCCCGGGTGCCGAGGTTGGAAGTCATGATGATAATGGTGTTGCGGAAGTCAACCCGGCGGCCGTTGCTGTCGGTCAGCGTGCCCTCGTCCAGGATCTGAAGGAGAATATTGAATACGTCCGGATGGGCCTTTTCCACCTCGTCCAGCAGTATGACGGAATAGGGTTTGCGCCGCACCTTCTCCGACAGGTGCCCGCCTTCGTTGAATCCCACGTAACCCGGCGGCGCGCCGATCAGACGGGAGACGTTGAACTTCTCCATGTATTCGGACATGTCGATGAAGATCAGGGCGTCGCTGTCCTGGAAGAGGAATGAGGCCAGGATTTTGGCCAGTTCCGTCTTGCCCACGCCGGTCGGCCCGAGGAAGAGAAACGATCCAATGGGCCGGTTGGGGTTCTTCAGCCCGGAACGCGAACGCCGGATGGCCTTGCTCAGCACCTGGATGGCCATGTCCTGGCCGATGATCCGTTTCTTCAGCTCGTCCTCCATGCGCAGCAGGCTCTTCGATTCCTGTTCCTCGAGCCGGAACATGGGAATGCCCGTCATGCTGGAGATGATCTGCGCCATGTCGTTCTCTGTGACGGTCACCACCTGGTCGGATACCCGTTCACGCCAGGCCATGAACGCCTCGTCGTACTCGCGCTGCAACTCCTCCTGGCGGTCCCGCAGCGCGGCCGCGCGTTCGAACTCCTGCTGCTGGGCGGCCTCCACCTTCTTTTCCTGAATGGCCTGGAGCTGTTCCTCGATCTCCCGGATCTCCTCGGGGACCGTCATCTTGGACAGCTGCGCCTTGGATCCCGCCTCGTCGATGATGTCGATGGCCTTGTCCGGGAGGAAGCGGTCCTTGATGTACCTGTCGGACTGCTTCACGGCGAACTCGAGGGCGTCGTCCGTATACTTGACGTGATGGTATTCCTCGAATCGACTGCGCAGCCCCTTCAGCATGTCGATGGTTTCCTCGATACTCGGCTGGTCCACGATCACCTTCTGGAACCGGCGTTCGAGCGCGCCGTCCTTTTCGATGTGCTTGCGGTACTCGTCAAGCGTAGTGGCGCCGATGCACTGCAGTTCGCCCCGGGCGAGGGCCGGCTTGAAGATGTTGGACGCGTCGAGACTGCCCTCGGCGCCGCCCGCCCCGACGATCGAATGAAGCTCGTCGATGAAGATGATCACCTCGTCCGACTTGGTGATCTCGGCCATGATGGACTTCAGCCGGTCTTCGAACTGTCCGCGGTACTTGGTCCCGGCCACGATCGAGGCCATGTCCAGCGTCACGACGCGCTTGTTCTCCAGGATCTGGGGGACGCTGCGCTGCACGATGCGCTGCGCGAGCCCTTCGGCGATGGCGGTCTTGCCCACGCCGGGCTCGCCGATCAGCGCCGGGTTGTTCTTCTTCCGCCGGCTGAGGACCTGGGTGACCCGTTCGATTTCCTTGTCGCGGCCGATGACCGGATCGAGCTTGCCGCCGCGCGCCATTTCGGTGAGGTCGCGGCCGAAATGATCCAGGAAGGGCGTCCGGCTCCGTTGGGCGTCCTTTTTGGTCACCGAACGGTCGCTCTGGATGTTCTGGATCTCTTCCTTGATTTTCTCGAACGTCACGTCGTAGGTCGAAAGGATCTGGGAGGCGATCCCCTGCTTGTCACGGACCAGCGCAAGCAGCAGGTGCTCGGTCCCCACGTATTTCGATTTCATGTTGTTGGCTTCGTGCGCGGCGATCTCCAGGGCCTGTTTCGCCCTTGGCGTAAAGGGCACCTGGCCGATCGTAAGCGCACTCGACTGGGATACCGTGGCCTCTTCGATGGACTGCCGGAGGTCTTCGAGGTCGATGCCCATATTGCGCAGCATGGCGGCCGCGGTCCCTTCCCCATCCCGGATGAAGGCCAGCAGCAGATGTTCCGTGGCGATGTAGTCGTGCTGCAGTCGGGCGGCTTCTTCCCGGGCGATGTGCATCACCCGCTTGAACCGTTCCGTAAACTTATTGTTGTTTCCCTGGGGCATCTCGAGCATCCCTCCCTTCATGATCCGGGGTCGAAACCCCTGGCCGGAGTGTGTTCGCCGTCTTTCTTTAGAACCTCAGGTGTTCCCTGACCAGCTCCGCGCGGCGCTCGTCCAGTTCCTCCGCCGTCATTTCCCGGCCCGAGGTCATCCGGATGTGCGCGGGCTGTATCGCGATCATCAACTGGTTGAATGCACTGGTCTCCATGCCCTGGCAGAGCTCCATAAACGTGCCCATCCTGAGCATGGACAGGGCATCCAGCGCTTCCATCTCGCCAAGCAGCCGGACATGCTTAAGCAGGCCGTATGCCCGGGCTACCCTGTCCTCCGTCTGGCGTTTCGCCCTGCTTGCCAGGGCGTCGCAGGCTCTTTCCTCGAAGGCGGCCAGCTGTCGCGATACGCGATCGAGCCGGTCGACGATCTCCTCCTCGGCGTGTCCCAGGGTGCACTGATTGGACACCTGGTACATGTTGCCCGACCGCCCGGTGCCTTCGCCATGCAGTCCCCGCACCGTGAATCCGATTTCCTCCATGGCGCATCCCAGGGACGCCATCTGGTCCGCCAGGGTCAAACCCGGCAGATGCATCAACACCGACAGCCGCATTCCGGTGCCCGTGTTGCTGGGACAGGACGTTAGATAACCAAACTCATCCGAGAAGGCAAAATCAAGTGTTTTGCTCAGTTCGGTATCGATTTTGTCCGCTTCCTGCCAGGCGGCGCGCACCTGCAGGCCGCCCTTTATGGTCTGGAGACGCAGGTGGTCTTCCTCGTTCACCATGAGGCTGAAGGTTTCTCCGGGACCGATGAACACGCCGGCAGGCCGCGTTCCCTCCGCCAGCGACGGGCTGATCAACCGCCTTTCCACCAGTACCCCGCGGTCCAGCTCCGACGTGTCCAGCAGCGAAAGGTACACCGACCGCGCCACGTTTTCGCTTTGCTGGACGGCATTTTCCACCTGTTCGATCACGCGGAACCGCTCGTTCTTGATCGAACGGTGCACGAAGGGCAGGGTGGTCAGGTTCCGCGCAAGACGGGCCCGGCTGCTGATCACCAGGTCCGCCGTCTCGCCCTCGGGCACGCACCACTGCGGCACGTCGACCAGCAGTTCCGTGTACAGGTTTTCCATTCCGGTATCCATACGCCTGTCCATGCTGCTATCCATGGGCTACCTGGTGCAGGTCCGAGCCGCGTTCGAGTTCTTTGATGCGGTCCCGCAGGTCCGCTGCCTGTTCGTAGGCTTCACGGCCGACGGCCTTCTTCAGGGCCCGCCTGAGGTCGATCAGTTCGCGTCGTATCTTCTGCCGGGACGGATCGGACACGGGGACCTTGCCCCGGTGGAACTCATTGCCGTGTATCTGCTTGAAGAGCGGGACAAGCGTCTCCTTGAAGGCGCGATAACATGCGGCGCATCCCAACTGTCCCGATTCGCCGAATTCCGCCACGGACAGGCCGCATTGTGAACAGGACGTCGTTTTCATCTCCGAAGAACCTCTGGTCGCCATGCCGGGGGCTCTCACAGCCCGCCGCTTTCGACCTCACAAACCGCCAACCCAGGCACCTTTCCTGGTCCCGTCCTAGGCCGCAACGGCATTCAACAGGCCGTCTTCCAGCCTGAATGCGCAGTCCGCG contains:
- a CDS encoding ATP-dependent Clp protease ATP-binding subunit — its product is MKGGMLEMPQGNNNKFTERFKRVMHIAREEAARLQHDYIATEHLLLAFIRDGEGTAAAMLRNMGIDLEDLRQSIEEATVSQSSALTIGQVPFTPRAKQALEIAAHEANNMKSKYVGTEHLLLALVRDKQGIASQILSTYDVTFEKIKEEIQNIQSDRSVTKKDAQRSRTPFLDHFGRDLTEMARGGKLDPVIGRDKEIERVTQVLSRRKKNNPALIGEPGVGKTAIAEGLAQRIVQRSVPQILENKRVVTLDMASIVAGTKYRGQFEDRLKSIMAEITKSDEVIIFIDELHSIVGAGGAEGSLDASNIFKPALARGELQCIGATTLDEYRKHIEKDGALERRFQKVIVDQPSIEETIDMLKGLRSRFEEYHHVKYTDDALEFAVKQSDRYIKDRFLPDKAIDIIDEAGSKAQLSKMTVPEEIREIEEQLQAIQEKKVEAAQQQEFERAAALRDRQEELQREYDEAFMAWRERVSDQVVTVTENDMAQIISSMTGIPMFRLEEQESKSLLRMEDELKKRIIGQDMAIQVLSKAIRRSRSGLKNPNRPIGSFLFLGPTGVGKTELAKILASFLFQDSDALIFIDMSEYMEKFNVSRLIGAPPGYVGFNEGGHLSEKVRRKPYSVILLDEVEKAHPDVFNILLQILDEGTLTDSNGRRVDFRNTIIIMTSNLGTRDINKAGGLGFQQDARVDYEKMEATVKDEVKKLFNPEFLNRLDESVVFRQLNPSDISRIIDLQLKEINERMSERGIRISLTQSARELLSEKGYDPVYNARFMNQTIQRMLEDPLAEELLKGKFGDGDEIRVGKKGENLTFYKAETADSGKAPVLTESEA
- a CDS encoding protein arginine kinase — encoded protein: MDRRMDTGMENLYTELLVDVPQWCVPEGETADLVISSRARLARNLTTLPFVHRSIKNERFRVIEQVENAVQQSENVARSVYLSLLDTSELDRGVLVERRLISPSLAEGTRPAGVFIGPGETFSLMVNEEDHLRLQTIKGGLQVRAAWQEADKIDTELSKTLDFAFSDEFGYLTSCPSNTGTGMRLSVLMHLPGLTLADQMASLGCAMEEIGFTVRGLHGEGTGRSGNMYQVSNQCTLGHAEEEIVDRLDRVSRQLAAFEERACDALASRAKRQTEDRVARAYGLLKHVRLLGEMEALDALSMLRMGTFMELCQGMETSAFNQLMIAIQPAHIRMTSGREMTAEELDERRAELVREHLRF
- a CDS encoding UvrB/UvrC motif-containing protein — encoded protein: MATRGSSEMKTTSCSQCGLSVAEFGESGQLGCAACYRAFKETLVPLFKQIHGNEFHRGKVPVSDPSRQKIRRELIDLRRALKKAVGREAYEQAADLRDRIKELERGSDLHQVAHG